One genomic segment of Aquipluma nitroreducens includes these proteins:
- a CDS encoding RagB/SusD family nutrient uptake outer membrane protein — MKKLIKYIILPALVGFMVSCNDIDVPITTQMTPDVFPQNDAQYAQTAGAVYSVFRGEYAQTLFFMSTISTDEGILPARGGNWYDNAGYMKMHYHTWDKDHGGTNSLWDWLEKTIGVTNQAYYLLNTVMPEGDNKKTTLSELRMMRAISYFTMMDFYGNVPLDTLYGDFTSKSNTPRAEVFKYIETEVKKSINNLSEETGSATYGRPTKWTAYALLAKMYLNAEYYTGTARWNDCIAACDAVINSGKFAVEPRSSYLKMFYPDNGPQMKEFIFAVPFDPSGSSYPGTNGMMYRTRYDVPRSERAKFGLAFTPSAPMSTLPEFYANFNDPGDIRNDQWLTGLQFMNDGVTPVTVTTTKKGYDQFYTDDDGGASYTYQVNLTPDIIYRQNPDLFDCGNDEIAWNMGYRNIKFYPDKTSTSRNQNNDVPYLRYSDVVLMKAEAILRGGTTTGGQTALSLVNMIRSNRSTSEAWTSVSLEDLYKERSREFVYEYWHRNDMIRFGKFEGKWGFKTNADTYRRILPIPTNATKLNPKLVQNPGY, encoded by the coding sequence ATGAAAAAACTAATAAAATACATTATTTTGCCGGCGCTTGTTGGTTTCATGGTATCGTGCAATGATATTGATGTGCCAATTACAACGCAGATGACACCTGATGTTTTCCCACAAAACGATGCCCAGTATGCTCAAACTGCCGGAGCTGTTTACTCGGTTTTCAGGGGAGAGTATGCACAAACACTTTTCTTTATGAGTACTATAAGTACTGACGAAGGTATTCTTCCAGCCAGAGGGGGAAACTGGTACGACAATGCCGGGTACATGAAGATGCATTACCATACGTGGGATAAAGATCATGGCGGTACAAACTCGCTATGGGATTGGCTTGAAAAAACAATTGGTGTTACAAACCAGGCCTATTATCTTTTGAATACTGTTATGCCCGAAGGTGATAATAAAAAAACTACCCTGTCTGAGCTAAGAATGATGAGGGCAATTTCGTACTTTACGATGATGGATTTTTATGGTAATGTGCCACTGGATACTTTGTATGGAGATTTTACATCAAAATCCAATACGCCGAGAGCCGAAGTTTTTAAATACATCGAAACGGAAGTTAAAAAATCGATCAACAATCTGAGTGAAGAAACGGGTTCTGCTACGTACGGCCGGCCAACAAAATGGACAGCATACGCGCTATTAGCCAAAATGTATTTGAATGCTGAATACTATACTGGAACTGCTCGTTGGAACGATTGTATTGCGGCCTGCGATGCAGTAATCAACTCAGGTAAATTTGCTGTAGAACCTCGTTCATCATACCTGAAAATGTTTTATCCGGATAACGGCCCGCAAATGAAAGAATTTATTTTTGCCGTTCCGTTTGATCCTTCAGGAAGCTCCTATCCTGGTACAAACGGTATGATGTATCGTACACGTTACGATGTGCCGCGTTCAGAACGGGCAAAGTTTGGTCTGGCTTTTACACCAAGTGCCCCTATGAGTACTCTTCCTGAATTCTATGCCAATTTTAATGACCCTGGAGATATTCGGAATGATCAGTGGCTTACAGGATTACAGTTTATGAATGATGGTGTGACTCCGGTTACAGTTACAACAACAAAAAAAGGATATGATCAATTCTATACAGACGATGATGGTGGCGCTTCTTACACCTATCAGGTTAACCTGACACCTGATATTATTTATCGTCAGAATCCTGATTTGTTTGATTGCGGTAACGACGAAATTGCCTGGAATATGGGTTACCGCAACATCAAATTTTATCCTGATAAGACCTCGACCAGCCGTAATCAGAACAATGATGTGCCATATCTTCGTTATTCCGATGTCGTTTTAATGAAAGCCGAAGCTATTCTTCGTGGTGGTACAACAACTGGAGGCCAAACTGCTTTATCTCTGGTTAATATGATCAGGTCGAACCGCTCTACATCTGAAGCATGGACAAGTGTTAGTTTGGAAGATTTGTACAAAGAGCGTAGCCGTGAATTCGTTTATGAATATTGGCACCGCAACGATATGATTCGTTTCGGAAAATTTGAAGGCAAATGGGGTTTCAAAACCAATGCTGACACTTATCGCCGGATCTTACCAATTCCAACCAACGCTACTAAACTGAATCCAAAATTAGTACAAAACCCAGGTTATTAA